CACGCCAACATCCTCTGGGAGATGGGCGGCGCCGAGCGCGTCATCACCGGCATCCTCGAAGGCGCGAAAGGCCTCGTGAACGGCATCACCTGCGGCGCCGGCATGCCCTACCGGCTCTCGGAAATCGCCTCGAAATTCAACATCCACTACTACCCGATCGTCTCCTCCGCCCGCGCCTTCAACGCGCTCTGGCGCCGCGCCTACCACAAGGCGCAGGAACTGCTCGGCGGCGTCGTCTACGAAGACCCCTGGCTCGCCGGCGGCCATAACGGCCTGTCCAACTCCGAAGACCCGACCAGGCCCGAAAGCCCGCTGCCCCGCGTCATCGCGCTGCGCCGGCAGATGCGCGAGTTCGGCCTCGGCGAGACGCCGATCATCATGGCCGGCGGCGTCTGGTGGCTCGAGGAATGGGAGGACTGGATCGACAATCCGGATCTCGGCCCCGTCGCCTTCCAGTTCGGCACCCGCCCGCTGCTGACCAGGGAAAGCCCGATCAGCGACGTCTGGAAGCAGAAGCTCCTCACCCTCAAGCAGGGCGACGTCTTCCTCAACCGCTTCTCGCCCACCGGCTTCTATTCCAGCGCGGTGAACAACGGCTTCATCCAGGGCCTGCGCGCCCGCAACGAGCGGCAGGTCGCCTACACCACCGAGCCGGTCGGCGAGCATACCGAGGAATACGGCGTCGGCCCGCGCAAGCGCCCGGTCTGGCTCACCCCGGCCGACCTCAAGGACGTCCACGCCTGGGAGCGCGAGGGCTTCACCGAGGCGATGCGCACCCCGGATTCCACCCTCGTCTTCGAAACCCCCGAAACCGCCGAGGAAATCCGGCTCGACCAGGTGAACTGCATGGGCTGCCTCTCGCAGTGCCGCTTCTCCAACTGGTCGCAGGAAGAGCCCGATTTCTCCACCGGCAAGAAGGCCGACCCGCGCAGCTTCTGCATCCAGAAGACCCTGCAGGACATCGCCCACACCCATAACGACCCCGATTCGGTCGACCACAACCTGATGTTCAGCGGCCACAACGGCTACCGCTTCGCGACCGATCCGTTCTATTCCAACGGCTTCATCCCGACGGTGAAGCAGCTCATCGAACGGATCCTCACCGGCCGCTGACCGCGTCAGATCCTGACCGGAAGCTGACCGCGTCAGATCCTCACCGGCCGCTGACCGCGTCAGATCCTCACCGGCCGCTGACCGCGGCCGGCGCCCTCCGCGTCAGCCGATGCCGAGGGCTTCCAGCACGCGCGCGGGCGTGATCGGCAGCGCCGTGATCCGCGCGCCGCGCGGCGCGAGCGCGTCGTTCACCGCGTTCAGCACCGCCGCCGCCGCCGCCGCCGTGCCGGCCTCGCCCACGCCCTTGGCGCCGATATGGCTCTCCCGCGTCGGCGTGCAGACATGGCCGATCACGATGTCCGGCATCTCGGCCGCCATCGGCACCAGATAATCCGCCATCGTCGCGTTCAGCATCTGCCCCTCGGAATCGTAGCGGCATTCCTCGAACAGCGCCGCCCCCAGCCCCTGCACCACGCCGCCGCGAATCTGCTCGTCCACCAGCAGCGGGTTGATGATCGTCCCGCAATCCTCGACCACGAAATGCTTCAGCAGCCGCACGAAACCGGTCTCGGCGTCCACCTCCACCACCGCCGCCTGCACCCCGTTGGTGAAGGCGAAGGGATACTCCCGCGGCACGTAATGCCGGCTCGCGACCAGCGCCGGCTCCACCCCCTGCGGCAACGTGTCGGGCCGGAAATGGGCGATGCGCGCCAGCTCGGCGAGGCTCATCCGCTCGGCCCCGCCCGCCGCATCGACGATCACGCCATCCCTGATATCGAGCGCCTCCGGTGCCGCCTGCAGGATGCTCGCCGCCAGCGCCAGCACGTTCTCCCGCAGCGCCGATGCCGCGCGGAACGCCGCCTCGCCGCCCACCCCCGCCCCGCGCGAGGCCCAGGTGCCGCCGCCATAGGGTGTGGCGTCGGTATCGCCGAGCTTCACCAGCACCCGCGCCGGGTCCACCCCCATCGCCGCGGCCGTCACCTGGGCGAGGATCGTCGTCGTCCCCTGCCCCTGCTCGGTGGCGCCGGCATGCAGCACCACGTCGCCGGCCGCATCGAGCCGCGCCGTCGCCCCGTCCTGCGCGGCGATCCGCGCCCCGCCGACGCCGTAGAACGCCGCCCCCGGATTGGTGATCTCGATGAAACTCGCAATCCCGATGCCCCGCCACACCCCGCGCGCCCGCAGCCCGGCCTGCTCCGCCCGCAGCGCGTCGTAGTCCATCAGCCGGACCAGCTCGTCGAGACAGGCATGGTGCGACAGCGCCTCGAACTTCATCCCCGCCGGCGAGGCGCAGGGATAGGCGTCGTCGGCGATCAGGTTGCGCCGCCGCATCTCGACCGGGTCGATCCCCCGCCGCCGCGCCGCCTCGTCCACCAGCGCCTCCGTCACCGCGGTCGCGATCGGATGCCCCACCGCGCGATATTGCGACATCATCGCCTTGGTCTGGAACACCACCCGCGCCCGCGCCGCGTAATGCGCGAAATCATACGGCCCGCCGACCAGATTGATCACCTGGTTCGCCTCCACCGCCGAGGTGCGCGGATAGGCCGAATACGGCCCCACCCCGGTCAGATCGTCCACCGCGAAGCCCTCGATCCGCCCGTCTTCCGCCACCCCGATCCGCGCCGACACCCGGTGCCCGCGCGCATGGATATCGCCGGTGAAACTCTCCAGCCGGTCGGCCACGAACCGCACCGGCCGGCGCAGGATGCGGCTCGCCGCCACCGCCGCCATCTCGTCGGGATAGACATGGATCTTGATCCCGAACGACCCGCCCACATCCGGCCCGATCACACGGATTTGCCGCTCGGCGAGGCCGAGCAATGTGGCCAGCACGGTCTGGAACATGTGCGGCACCTGGGTGCCGAGATGCACGGTCAGCCGCTGCTCGCCCTCGTTCCAGTCCGCCACCAGCGCCCGCGGCTCCAGCGTCACCCCGGTATGCCGGGCGAAATCGAACTCCAGCGCCACGCGCTCCGCCGCCGCGTCGATCGCCGCCGCCCCGCCGCCCGCCTCGATCGTCCGCGCGAACGCGAGATTATCCCCGAGTTCGGGATGGATCGCCGCCGCCCCCGGCGCGAGCGCCGCCAGCGGATCGACCACCGGCGCGAGCGGCTCATACTCCACGAGAATCCGCTCCGCCGCATCCTCCGCCTCGGCCCGGCTCGCCGCCACCACCATCGCCACCGGCTCGCCCTGGAACCGCACCCGGCCTCGCGCCAGCGGATATTGCGGCGCCGATTTCAACCCCTTGAGATGCGTCAGCACGCCGACCCACGGCGCGCACCGCCCCTCCAGCGCCGCCGCGTCGAACACGCCGACCACCCCCGGCATCTCCCGCGCCGGCGCCAGGTCGATCGCCCCGATCTCCGCATGCGCATAGGGCGATCGCAGGAACGCCGCATGCACCATGCGCGGCAGCGCGATATCGCTGGCGAACAGCCCGCGCCCCTGGGTCAGCCGCCGCGCATCCGGCCGCGCCATCGCCCGCCCGATCGGCCGGTCGGCGCCGTTCATGCCGCCCTCCGCGCCCGCGCCGTCGCCTCGACCGCGTCGATGATCGCCTCATACCCGGTGCAGCGGCAGTAATTGCCCGAAAGATGCGCGCGGATCGCCGCGCGGTCGGTCGGGTCGGGCGCATGGGCGAGGAAATCCGCCGCCGCCAGCATCATCCCCGGCGTGCAATAGCCGCATTGCAGCGCGTTGCGGCGCCAGAACGCCTCCTGCAAATCCGCCAGCTCGCCCGAATCCGACACCCCCTCGATGGTCTCGACCACGCATCCCGCCGCCTGCACCGCGAGGACGAGGCAGCCGCGCACGATCGCCCCGTCCAGCCGCACCGTGCAGGCGCCGCACACGCCATGCTCGCAGCCGAGATGCGTGCCGGTCAGGCCGAGCCGCTCGCGCAGGAAATCCGCCAGATGCAGCCGGGCCGGCACCTCGGCCTCGACGCGCTCGCCATTCACGATCAGGGAAATCGCCGTCATGGAGCCAGACATTCCTTCATCACCCGCCGCAGCAGCACCCGCGCCAGGTGCAGCCGCACCGGCGCCGAAATCTCCGGGTCCGCATGCGGCGGCAAATCCTCCGCGAGCGCCGCGCACGCCGCCTCGATCCCCGCCGCCCCGTCCGCGAGTGCGCGCTCCGCCGCCGGCGCGCGCAGCGCCGCATGGCCGACCGCGAAGAACCCGAGCCGCACCGCATCCCCCTCCGCCGCGGCGGCAAGCCCGACCAGCGCGTAATCCCCATGCCGCCGCGCCAGCTCCGCGAAGCCATACCGCCGCCCCGGCACCAGCGGAATCTCCACCGCGGTCAGAATCTCCCCCGGTTCCAGCGCGGTTTCGAACAGGCCGGTGAAAAAATCCGCCGCCGCGATCCGCCGCGCGCCCGCCTGCCCCTCGGCGATGATCGTCGCATCGAGCGCCAGCATGCAGGCCGGCAGTTCCGCCGCCGGATCGGCGTTGGCGAGGCTGCCGCCGATCGTCCCCCGCGAGCGGATCGCCGGATGCGCGACATGGGCGAGCGCGGTCGCGATCAGCGGCGCATGGGCGGCGATCTCGGGTGCTTCGAGCAGCATCGCATGGGTGCAGCCGGCGCCGATCCGCAGCATCGTCGCGGTGACGTCGATGCGCCGCAGGTCCGCGATCCGGCCGATATCGACCAGCAGGCCCGGCGCCGACAGCCGGAAGTTCAGCGCCGGCAGCAGGCTCTGCCCGCCGGCGAGGAGCTTCGCCCCCTCATGGGCGGCGAGCAGCCCGACCGCCTCGGCGACCGACCCGGCACGGACGTAATCGAATGGAGCAGGTTTCATGACATTCCTCGCCCGAAACCTGTCCGATCGCGGCGGGCGCGTCAATCGCCCCGCCGCCGCACCGCGCTCACCTCAGGGGCTGGCGGCCGCGGTCCTTCAGCATCCACAGCGCGACCACCGACATCGCGCAGCCGACCAGCAGATAGGCGCCGGCGGCGAGCTTCACTCCGGTCAGCCCGATCAGCGCGGTGGCGATCAGCGGCGCCGTGCCGCCGCCGATCCCGAGCCCGACATTGAACGCCAGCGAATAGCCCGACAGCCGGTATTCCGAGCGGAACTGCTCGGAGAGCATCGCCGGGGCGACGCCCATGATCGAGCCGAGCATCAGGCCCGAGACCACCTGGGCGATGGCGAAGGGCGTCAACGCCCCCTGCGCCATCGCGAAGAAGGGCAGCGCCAGAACCAGCAGCGCGCCGAAATTGCCGATCAGCCAGGAGCGGCGCAGGATCCAGTGATCGGTCAGCCAGCCGGTCAGCGGGATCAGGACCAGCACGAAAAGCTGCGTGACGGTGACGATCTCCAGCGCCAGGCTGTCGGAAATCGCGCCGAACTTGGACCCGAAGGTCGGCAGGAACACGAGGGTGAGATAATCCGCGACGCCATAGCCCCAGGTGAACAGCATCGCCAGCAGCATGATCTTCGGGCTGCGGCGGAACGCCTGGCGGATCGGCAGTTCGTCATCCTCCGCCGCCTTGTCGGGCTCATATCCGGTATCGGTCAGCCGCGAACGCACCAGATAGGCCAGCACCGCGAGCACGCCGCCGGCGAGGAACGGCACGCGCCAGGCCCAGCCCTGCACCGCATGATGGCCCGCCATCAGCGTGGTCAGCGCGGCGAAGCCGGCGGCGAGCAGATAGCCCCCGGTCGAGCCGAAATTCGCGAAACTGCCGGCGAAGCCCCGCCGGTTGGCCGGCGCGGTTTCCACGAGATACGACACCGAGCCGGTGAACTCCCCGCCCACCGACAGGCCCTGGAACAGCCGCACCACCAGCAGCAGCACCGGCGCCCAGAAGCCGATCTGCTGATAGGTCGGCAACAGCCCGACCGCCGTGGTCGCCAGCCCCATCATCACCACCGAGGTCACCAGCACCGTCTGCCGCCCCACCCGGTCGCCCAGATGGCCGAAGATCACCCCGCCGATCGGCCGCATCATGAACCCGATGGCGAACCCGCCATAGGCGCCGAGCAGCGAGGCGATCTTGTCGGACGAGGGGAAGAACAGGCTGGCGATCATCGGCGCGAGATAGCCGTAGAGGCCGAAATCGTACCATTCCAGCACGTTCCCGATCGTGCCGGCGCTGAGATTGCCGAGCGAGAGGGTGCGGCGTTTCCTGCGCCGCGAGGGCGCGGTGGCGGAGGAAGCCGGGTGCGGCTCAGAAGCAGGGTGCGGCATCTTGGACCTCGCTTTCGTTCTTCCCGAACGGCGGCGACGCATCGCCGCGCCCCGGTGAGGGGCGGCGCGGGGCGAACCGGTCGGGTCCTGGGTTGCGGCCGGACGGCGTCAGCGCGCCATCACGGCGCCGGTCGCCTCGTCGCGGCGCCCGGCCCGCCGCGCCCCGGCAACCGGGGCACGCGGCGGCTCATGAATCAGGCGCCCGACGGGCACCATCTGAGATTGCAGTCTCGATCCAGATATGGAGGCGGCAGCTCACGGATCAAGAAAAAATCGCAGGATTCATGTCATTCCCGGCGAACGCGCGGAAATATCCCTGTATTTTACTCGATCTTCCTCAACCGGCGCATCGCCGCCAGATCCGGCCTCGCGGCGATGCGCCTGCGTTCATTCGGGCAGATACACGCTGGCGATCAGCCCCTTGCCGCCCGGCCGGTTCGCCAGCGTGATGTCGCCGCCATGCGCGCGGATCGCGTTGCGGGCGATGGCGAGGCCGAGCCCCGAGCCGCCGGTCTCGCGGTTGCGGCTGGTCTCCAGCCGGCGGAACGGCTCGAACACCCGCTCCAGCTCGCCCGGCGGCACGCCCGGCCCGTCATCCTCGATATCGACGCGCAGCGTATGCCGCTCCGCCTGGTGCAGCGAGACCCGCGCCGACTGGCCGTATTTCACCGCGTTGCCGATCAGGTTGGCGAAGGCGCGCTTGAGCGAGAGCGGCCGGCCGCGGATGGTGATGTGATCGGGCCCCTGATAGGCGAGCCTGGCCGAAGCGGCGGGGGCGATATCGGCCGTCTCGTCGATCACGGTGCGCAGCAGGATCGCGAGGTCGACCGGCACCGAGGCCTCGGTCTGCGCCACGTCGCGCCCGAAGGCGATGGTCGAGGTCAGCATCGCCTCCAGCTCGTCGAGATCGGCGAGGATCTTCTCGCGCTGCGCGTCGTCGTCGAGGAATTCGGCGCGCAGCCGGAGCCGGGTGATCGGCGTGCGCAGGTCGTGGCCGATGGCGGTGAGCAGGAAGGTCCGGTCCTCGACGAAGCGGCGGATGCGCGCGGCCATCGTGTTGAACGCGATGGCCGCGGTGGCGATCTCGGTCGCCCCGCCCTCCGGCAGCGACGGCGCATGGGCGATGTCGCGCCCGAGCTGCTCGGCGGCGGCGGCCAGCGTGCGGACCGGCGCGGTCAGCCTGACCACCCCCCAGAAGATCAGCAGCGCGCCGAGCGCGAACATCACCAGAAAGGCGCTCGCGAAGCCGGGCTGTTCCCAGGGCGGGCGCGGCCGGAACGGGCTCTGCACCGTCAGCCAGCCGCCATCCGGCAGCTCGAAGCTCAGGATCGTGGTCGAGGGCGCGGTCGTGCCCCGCATCACCACCTGCCTCGGCTGCAGGAAATCGGGCATCGGAAAGGCGAGCAGCGAACCCTGGATGATCTGCCGGGTCGGCAGCGGCAGGGTGAAGGTGCCCGAATAGGGCGGCACCGGATCGAGACTGACCCGGTCGCCGGCGACGCCGTTCGCCTCCGCCACGATCTGCGTCCGCAGCGGCTTCGGCGCGCTCACCACCCGGCGATAGAGCGCGCCGTCGCGCGTCGCGATCGCGCGTTCGGCGACGATCCCGTTCACCTCGATCTGGTTGAGCACATGAACGCCGAGGCCGATGGCCTGGATCAGCGAAAACCCGAGCAGCAGAACGAGCCCGGTGCGCCAGGCGAGGCTGGAAGGCCAGAATTTCAACCGTGCCCAGATCCGGCCGAGGGTCATGAACGCTCGACCGGCGCCGCCAGCACATAGCCGCCGCCGCGCACCGTCTTGATGATCTGCGCGTGCCGCCCGTCATCCTCGAGCTTGCGCCGCAGCCGCGAGATCGCGACGTCGATCGCCCGGTCGAACGGCCCCGCCTGCCGCCCGCGCAGCAGGTCGAGCAGCATGTCGCGGGTCAGCACCCGGTTCGGCCGGTCGAGCAGGGCGAGCAGCAGGTCGTATTCCCCGCCGGTCAGCGGCACCTCGACCCCGTGCGGGTCGAGCAGCCGGCGCCGCGACGTCTCCAGCACCCACCCGGCGAAGCGGTAGAGCCGCGCCGAGCTTTCGCGGCCCGGGGTCTCGTTCTCGCCGACGCGGCGCAGCACCGCGCGGATCCGCGCCACCAGCTCGCGCGGGTTGAACGGCTTCGTCACATAGTCGTCGGCGCCGAGTTCGAGGCCGATGATCCGGTCCGGCTCCTCGCCCAGCGCCGTGAGCATGATGATCGGCACCTGCGATTCCCCGCGCAGCCAGCGGGCGAAATCGATCCCCGATTCGCCGGGCAGCATGAGATCGAGCACGACGAGCTGGTAATGGCCGTTGAGGTAGGCCCGCCGCGCCTCGCGCGCATCCCGCACGGCGGTGACGCGGAAGCGCTGGCGTTCGAGAAAGCGGGCGAGCAGTTCACGGATTTCGCGGTCATCGTCGACCACGAGGATGTGCGGCATGATGTCCATGGCTGTTACAATAGCCGGGATCGTTTCACTTTGGGCGCACCGTTGCATTTCCTTACGCAAAATGATCATGCCCCGGCGTCCAAGATTTTACTTGCGCCCCCGGGGTGATGGCCCTATGTCGCGCTCCACGCAGCAACGCACGTGCCTCTGCCTCCCGTCGGGGGTTACGCAACGACGTCAAGCGTTCTGGCAACAACCCGGCATTCGTGCCGGTTTCGTCTGGTCGCTGGTTCGTTCGACCGTTTCGCAACCCGCCCTGCGCCGCAAGCGCCGGGCCCATGGATCTGGGAAGGGAGTGGGTCATGACCCCCAAGCTCGCCCGTTTTCTCGATTCCGGCATGGTCTCCACGCCGGCCATCCTCGTCGATCTCGATCGCGTGGCGGCGAATTTCGCCGCCCTGCGCGCCGCCCTGCCGGATGCCGCGATCTACTACGCGGTGAAGGCCAATCCGGCCGCCCCGGTGCTCGATCGCCTGGTCGGCCTCGGCTCGCGCTTCGATGCCGCCAGCATCGAGGAAATCCGCGCCTGCCTCGCCGCCGGCGCCGCCCCCGCCGCGATCAGCTTCGGCAACACGGTCAAGAAGCGCGCCGCCATCGCCGAGGCGCATGCGCGCGGCGTCGATCTCTTCGCCTTCGATTCCGACGAGGAGCTGGACAAGCTCGCCGCGGCCGCGCCCGGCGCGAAAGTCTATTGCCGCCTCGCCGTCAGCCAGGACGGGGCGGACTGGCCGCTCTCGCGCAAGTTCGGCACCAGCGGCACCCATGCGCGCGACCTGCTGGTCCGCGCCGCCGAACGCGGCCTGATCCCCTGGGGCGTGTCCTTCCATGTCGGCAGCCAGCAGACCGGCGTCGGCGCCTGGCGCACCGCGATCGGCCAGGCCGCCGCCGTGTTCACCGACCTGCGGGCGCGCGGGATCGACCTGCGGCTGCTCAATCTCGGCGGCGGCTTCCCCACCCGCTACCGCGACGACATCCCGCCGCTCGGCGATTTCGGCGCCGCGATCATGGATGCCGTGCGCCAAGCCTTCGGCAACAACGTGCCGGACCTGCTGATCGAGCCCGGCCGCGCCATCGTCGGCGATGCCGGCGTTGCGGTGAGCGAGGTGGTGCTCGCCTGCACCCGGCACGAGGATGAGGGCCGCCGCTGGGTCTATCTCGATCTCGGCCGTTTCGGCGGCCTCGCCGAAACCGAGGGCGAGGCGATCCGCTACCGCATCACCGCCCCCGGCGTCGCCGGCGCCGACGCGCCCGCCGTGCTCGCCGGGCCGAGCTGCGATGGCGTGGATGTGATGTATCGCGAAACCCCCTGCCCGCTGCCCGCATCCCTCGCCGCCGGCGACCGCGTGCTGATCCACGATACCGGCGCCTACGTGACAAGTTACGCGAGCCAGGGGTTCAACGGTTTTCTCCCGCCGGAAGAACACTATCTCTGACGCAGTCGCGCCGCCCGGCGTCCGGGCGGCGCGTTGTTGCAACCAGCGCTCAGGGAGAGCCTCATGACCGACAAGATCACGACGACCATCGGCAGCATCGACATCAAGGCCGCCGACGGTTCGGGCGCGTTCAAGGCCTACACCGTCACCCCCTCCGTCAAGCCGACCGGCGCGGTGGTGGTGATCCAGGAAATCTTCGGCGTGAACGACGCGCTGCGCGCGACCTGCCAGGAAATCGCCGAGATGGGCTTCATCGCCATCGCGCCGGACCTGTTCTGGCGGCAGGAGCCGGGCGTCGACCTCACCGACAAGTCCGAGGCCGAGTGGAAGCGCGCCTTCGAGCTGATGAACGGCTTCGACCAGGACAAGGGGATCGAGGATCTCAAGACCACCCTCGCCACCGCCCGCGCCCTGCCGGGCTGCAACGGCAAGGTCGGCACCGTCGGCTTCTGCCTCGGCGGCCGCCTCGCGGTGATGATGGCCACACGGTCGGACGCCGACGTGAACATCTCCTATTACGGCGTCATGCTCGACAAGCTGATCCCCGAATTCGGCAACATCGGCCGCAAGCTGGTGATGCACATGGCCGAGCTCGACGAGTTCGCCCCGAAAGAGGCGCGCGACGCGGTGATGGCGGCGACGAAGGGCAACGCCCTGGTCTCCTCGCATGTCTATCCCGCCGTCCACCACGCCTTCGCCCGCGTCAACGGCGTGCATTTCGACCGCCGCGCCGCCACCATCGCCAATGGCCGCACCGCCGAGGCGCTGGTCGAGGCGCTGTCCTGACCATGCGGGGCGCGGCGCGGCCGATCCGCCGCCGCGCCCTGCTCGCCGGGCTCGCCACGAGCCCGGCCCTCGCCCACACCACCGCCCGCGCCGCCGCGCCGCCATCCCCCACCACCGCCATCGCCGCCGCGATCGACTCGATTCCCCCCGGCCCCGCCCTGCTGGCGAGCTACCCCGACGCCGAAGCCAACCGCCGCTTCCCCGCCTTCTTCCCCGCCAATGACGGCGTCGCCTATGTCTATGACAACGCCCTCGCCGGCCTCGCGCTGATCGCCGCGGGCGACGCGCCGCGCGCCGCCCGCATCGCCGACGCCCTCGTCCTCGCCCAGACCCACGACCCCGATCACCGCGATTTCCGCCTGCGCAACGCCTACCGCGCCGGGACGATGCGCCTGCTCCACGGCGCCGTCCCCCTGCCCGGCTGGTGGGACGCGGCGGGCGGCCACTGGGCCGAGGACCCGTACCAGACCGGCAGCGAAACCGGCCCGATCGCCTGGGCCATCCTGCTCTGGACCGCACTCGCCCGCGCCAGGGTCAACGCGGCCCGCTACCGCGAGGCGGCAACACGCGCGGCGGACTGGATCGTCACCCAATGCCGCGCCCCGCGCGGCTTCACCGGCGGCGTGTTCGGCTTCCCGCCGCATCCGCAGCGCCTGCGCTGGACCAGCACGGAACAAAACACCGATCTCGCGGTGGCCTTCGCCCGGCTCGGCCGGCGGGCGGAGGCCGCCCACGCCGCGCGCTTCGTCCGCGCCATGCGCGATCCCGCCACCGGCCTGTTCGCCGCCGGCCTGCTGCCCGGCGGCGCCCCCAACCGCCTCGTCGCCGCGGACGCCAATCTCTGGCCGGTCCTCGCCGGCCTGGGCCCGCCCGCCGGAATCGCCGCCTGCCTCGGCGCGCTCGGCCAGCCGCGCGGCGCCCCGGCCGGAATCGGCTTCAGCGCCGCCAGCCAGGGACTCTGGACCGAGGGCACCGGCTTCGCGCTGCTCGCCCTGCGCCGCGCCGGCGGCCACCAGACAACGGCCGCCCGCTTCGCCGCCACGCTGCGCGCCGCGCGCACCCGCTCCGGATTCCTCCGGGCGACGGGCGGCGCCGTGCTGTCCACCGGCCTCGCGGTCGGGCCGGGCCGCGGCGCGAAGCCGTTCCTGTATTATCCCGTCCCCGCCCTCGCCCCCACGGCCTGGGCCGCGCTCGCCGATTCCGGCCACGACCCGCTGATCAGCTAACCGTTTCTCAGCCGTTCTTGCGCTCGACCGGTTTTTGCAGTTCTGTCGCCGTGCATTCGCCGTCCATTTTCGATCCGTCATTTCAGCCGCGAGACCATTTCAGGTGCCCCAGCCCGCCCATCTCCTATTGCGCCTCCCCGCCGAGCAACGACCCGCCTGGGCGCTCTTCGATCCGGTCTGGTACGCCCTCCGCCATCCGGACATCGCCGCCGGGCGCGACGAGGCCGCCCTGCTCGAATACTACCTCGCCGTCGGCGGCCGGCTGGGGCACAGCCCGAGCCCGCTCTTCGACGAAGGCTTCTACCGCGCCAGCAACCCCGACATCGCGGCGCTGGTCGCCGAGGGCGGCTACGCCTCGGGCTTCGATCATTTCTGCCAGTACGGCCATCGCGGCCTCTCGCCGCACTGGCTGTTCGACGACACGCTCTACGGCGACCTGCACGCCGACATGTCGCTCGAGAATCTCGACCGCCACCGCTGCTTCGGCCGCTACGACCACTGGCTGAAATCCGGCCAGCGCGAGCAGCGGATCTGCCACTTCCTGTTCGACAGCGCGTTCTACCGCCGCGAGGTCGAGGCGGCGGGAGAGGGCGCGGCGCGGCTCGAGTCCATGGGCCCCTTCGTCCACTATCTCTACGCGCTCTGGGACGACACGCCCGAACGCGCCACCTCGCCCTATTTCGACCCCGCCTGGTACGCCGCGATGCACGAATCCGCGCGCGACGACATCGCCGAGGGCCGCGCCCGCAACGCGCTGCACCACTACGTCACGCGCGGCGAGGCCGCCGGCTTCGACCCGGTGCCGGAATTCTCCGAGCGCTACCATCTCGACACCTATGACGACATCGCCGCCGCCGTCGAGGCCGGCGTGTTCCGCAGCGGCTACCATCATTTCGTCCGCTACGGCACGCTCGAACTACGCCGCCCCCGCGCCGACATCGACCTGATCTACTACCGCGACACCAACCCCCGCGTCCGCAACGATCTCGCCGCCGGCGCGGTGCGCGACGCCTTCGCCCATCTGCGCACGATCGGCCTGCGCGAGGGGCTCGACCACTGCCCGCCCGAGCGCGTGCCGGACCTGCCCGAACGCGCCGCCCGCCAGCTCTTCGAACTGCGCGCGCGCAACCAGTCCGCCCTGTTCGCCCGCCTGCGGGTCGACTTCGCCCCGTCCGCCCCGCCCACGCTCTCGGTCATCATGGTGCTGCACGAGAAATTCGAGCTGACCATGCAGGCGCTCGCCTCCCTGCGCGCCAACTTCCCCGGCGATCTCGACCTCATCCTGATCGACAACGGCTCGACCGACGCCACCGCCCGGATCGAGACCTATGTCCGCGGCGCGACCATCCTCCGCGAGCCCGGCAATCCCGGCTTCCTGCTCGCCTGCAACCGCGGCCTGCGCGAGGTCCGCGCCCCGGCGGTGCTTTACCTCAACAACGATGTCGAACTCGGCTTCGGCGCCATCGCCGCCGCCCTGCGCCGCCTCGCCTCGGCACCCGATATCGGCGCCGTCGGCGGCAAGGTCATACGCACCCATGGCCGCCTGCAGGAAGCCGGCTCCATCGTCTGGGCCGACGGCTCGACCCAGGGCTACCTGCGCGACGCCTCGCCGCTGGCCCCCGAGGCGAATTTCGTCCGCGACGTCGATTTCTGCTCCGGCGTCTTCCTGCT
This genomic interval from Acidiphilium multivorum AIU301 contains the following:
- a CDS encoding FAD binding domain-containing protein, producing the protein MKPAPFDYVRAGSVAEAVGLLAAHEGAKLLAGGQSLLPALNFRLSAPGLLVDIGRIADLRRIDVTATMLRIGAGCTHAMLLEAPEIAAHAPLIATALAHVAHPAIRSRGTIGGSLANADPAAELPACMLALDATIIAEGQAGARRIAAADFFTGLFETALEPGEILTAVEIPLVPGRRYGFAELARRHGDYALVGLAAAAEGDAVRLGFFAVGHAALRAPAAERALADGAAGIEAACAALAEDLPPHADPEISAPVRLHLARVLLRRVMKECLAP
- a CDS encoding NAD(P)H-dependent flavin oxidoreductase, translating into MKTINAIRMGGVDVLPLVEGGKGVAVSNGLSAGSWAASGGVGTFSAVNADSYDDSGRPVPQVYHGTTRRARHEELVAFAIEGGIAQARRAHEESGGQGRIHANILWEMGGAERVITGILEGAKGLVNGITCGAGMPYRLSEIASKFNIHYYPIVSSARAFNALWRRAYHKAQELLGGVVYEDPWLAGGHNGLSNSEDPTRPESPLPRVIALRRQMREFGLGETPIIMAGGVWWLEEWEDWIDNPDLGPVAFQFGTRPLLTRESPISDVWKQKLLTLKQGDVFLNRFSPTGFYSSAVNNGFIQGLRARNERQVAYTTEPVGEHTEEYGVGPRKRPVWLTPADLKDVHAWEREGFTEAMRTPDSTLVFETPETAEEIRLDQVNCMGCLSQCRFSNWSQEEPDFSTGKKADPRSFCIQKTLQDIAHTHNDPDSVDHNLMFSGHNGYRFATDPFYSNGFIPTVKQLIERILTGR
- a CDS encoding xanthine dehydrogenase family protein molybdopterin-binding subunit, whose translation is MNGADRPIGRAMARPDARRLTQGRGLFASDIALPRMVHAAFLRSPYAHAEIGAIDLAPAREMPGVVGVFDAAALEGRCAPWVGVLTHLKGLKSAPQYPLARGRVRFQGEPVAMVVAASRAEAEDAAERILVEYEPLAPVVDPLAALAPGAAAIHPELGDNLAFARTIEAGGGAAAIDAAAERVALEFDFARHTGVTLEPRALVADWNEGEQRLTVHLGTQVPHMFQTVLATLLGLAERQIRVIGPDVGGSFGIKIHVYPDEMAAVAASRILRRPVRFVADRLESFTGDIHARGHRVSARIGVAEDGRIEGFAVDDLTGVGPYSAYPRTSAVEANQVINLVGGPYDFAHYAARARVVFQTKAMMSQYRAVGHPIATAVTEALVDEAARRRGIDPVEMRRRNLIADDAYPCASPAGMKFEALSHHACLDELVRLMDYDALRAEQAGLRARGVWRGIGIASFIEITNPGAAFYGVGGARIAAQDGATARLDAAGDVVLHAGATEQGQGTTTILAQVTAAAMGVDPARVLVKLGDTDATPYGGGTWASRGAGVGGEAAFRAASALRENVLALAASILQAAPEALDIRDGVIVDAAGGAERMSLAELARIAHFRPDTLPQGVEPALVASRHYVPREYPFAFTNGVQAAVVEVDAETGFVRLLKHFVVEDCGTIINPLLVDEQIRGGVVQGLGAALFEECRYDSEGQMLNATMADYLVPMAAEMPDIVIGHVCTPTRESHIGAKGVGEAGTAAAAAAVLNAVNDALAPRGARITALPITPARVLEALGIG
- a CDS encoding (2Fe-2S)-binding protein, whose product is MTAISLIVNGERVEAEVPARLHLADFLRERLGLTGTHLGCEHGVCGACTVRLDGAIVRGCLVLAVQAAGCVVETIEGVSDSGELADLQEAFWRRNALQCGYCTPGMMLAAADFLAHAPDPTDRAAIRAHLSGNYCRCTGYEAIIDAVEATARARRAA